From the genome of Aquila chrysaetos chrysaetos chromosome 8, bAquChr1.4, whole genome shotgun sequence:
GTCATTGTCACAAGATTTGTCTATCTTGCCCATATTTATGGCTGTGACAAGAAGAACAATGTTATAAGGTACCTGACAAACTAAGAAAACAGCTACAATTAATACAATCACACGgattgctttgtttcttttggaattCTGAGCTTGTTGTAAGGATTTGACAATGAACGTATAGCAAAAAATCATGAATATGAAAGGTATAAAAAATCCAAATCCAACTTGTAGACACAGCAGCAGTGATTTCAGCATCGTGCTTTCAGACACTCTGTCAAATCTGTGATCACATATCACTTTGGTTTCATTGGTGGAGAAGCTGTAACTTTCACTGTATAGAAAAGAGGAACTAGAGATTAAAATTGATGATACCCACACAACCAAACAAATGAGTTTACTATGTGCAAGCGTTCTTGCCCTGAGTTTAAATGACTTTGTTGCCTGTACGATAGCAATGTACCGGTCCACACTGATAAAGGCCAAAAGCAGCATGCCACAGCTGAAGTTGATTGCATAGATACCTCTGgtcattttgcaaatgaaatcaCCAAAAATCCATTTGTCAGCAGCATAATTCACTGCCCACAGTGGGAGAGTGAGAACAAACAGTATGTCTGCTATGGCCATGTTGAAGAGGTACACATCCGTCATGGACTTGGTTCTTTCATATAAAGCAAAGGTCGTCACTACAAAGATGTTACCAACTAGGCCGATGATACAAATCAACGAATATGCAACTGgcagaaatgcttttgtgaaGTTCCTGACTTCCAACTTAGAACAAGGTTGTGTGATTAGAGAAGCATAGTCTGAATAATATGGATAATCTGTGGTACGAGGCtctgtctggaaaaaagaagatCACCAGTTAACACATAGGTGTTAATCTCTAATTTCTATATAGTAGAAAGATGATAGATAACAAAGTCATACAAATAAAGGGTACTTTGGAAATCATTCAAAAATTAGTATACAAGTACTATGTGGCTTGCTGATTTGCAATTGAAGTGATATTTCCATTATGATAACTGTAATACTTCTGTCCAGTCCTTCCCATGTCTCAGCTTCAAGCCTGTATCAAACTCATCTCAAGATAGTCCACATCACTGTTGTTTCCTCCAACACTACCTGTTTTACACTGTTTCCACCAACCACACACCCCAattacaaatgcatttaataCTGCAGAGGAGACTTCTAAGAACTAACTAGGGAATTTCataaaatcttaattaaaatatgaacatGGAGATAATCTTCTTGGATAGCCCAAAGGTTTCCATCTTGAAATACGTTATGCAGAAAGGATTAGTCTGCCATCACAGAAGACTCTACAGTGTAAAAGTCTGAATTTGAAGGAGGGGTCTAGACTTCCTTTACCATCAAGGGCGGGGAACAGGCCTCTCTAGCATGTTATACATTTCCTACTAATGTAGCTTGGCTAAATCAAGCctaaaaattattccttctcTCCACTCAGCTAGACAGGCAATCCAGGATGGCTAGCCTGAGACACAGTTACCTGCACCACAAACACCAAACCTGTAGTTACATTAGGACAGTGCAAACCCAATAAACAGTGTGCTTTGACAGTGAACTCTGCTGTTAGAACCATCTACTTCAGCTAATCACTCCTGAGATTAGGGCATATGGACCAGCAGCCTCAAAGAGCTGGGACTTCCAGATTCATTGCTTTATTGATGTCCTAATATAGTTTATCAATTAAGTACTTACAAAATTCATTTTGGCAGTACacttctcagaaagaaaaatatgttgagAAGAACTTCAAAATACTTTCCCAAGGATTCCTGTAAAGAACATAAAGTAGATTGGATTGGGAAACcagcaaaagaaatgggaacaaatagaaaaacacatttggaaataaaacatgtattCAAAGAAGAATCTCATCACTTCAACTATATCAACAATACACAAGAGCATCTCAACAAATCACATATCTCTGCAGCACAATGTGCAGTTGTGGAAAGTGGATGGTTTGTATCAGTGTGATTAAGAGCACAATCTTACATATGGAATGTTTATTCATAGATCTAATAAACAACATATGAGAATATATGACTCTTACTTCACCTTGACTTTGCACCACAATATActacagtaaattaaattttcctttcagaaattcTGTATGACAATGGCAATCAATGTATTGAGGGAAATACGGAACAAATAAACAGCACTACCTTAGTATACTCCATAAGAGTAATACAGCactttaaagtcttttttcaTTCTAGCATGTTATCAGTGTGTCTCAGCCCTCCTAACACCACATgacttgctcttttttattaCACTACTAAGGTAAATTAAGAGTGCCAGGATGATTGCTTCCTGTAGTGTAAAAGATAGTACACAACATATGAACAGACTGAGCCCTAGtgttgttttgtctttgttcagtGCACAGATCTTTGTGTTATAGACTGCActctatgaaaataatttcttttcctttatcaCTGTGAGACCTAAGTATTTTACGAATGGTAATTAATTAATCTGCACAATACCCTGTGGTGGTCAGGAGGTATTATTACCTTTATTTTACAGGGAATGAACCTGAGCACTGAGTCATTACAGTAAGTACCCATTTGAGATGTTCAGTTTGAGACACCTGTcgtcctgccccccccccccccccccccgcccccaataTCACTTTTAAGAGTGCTTGGCATTATGAAGGACTTCAGTTATGTAAAGCATTACATCCACTGGCTCTGGTTGCAGCCAGGCTCCGACTTCTGCAAATCAGACCACACAGTCTAAAGTCTCAGATAGATAAAATGGGGAACATGCTATTAGTGGCCACGTGTACAAAGCTGGGCTTAAATGACTTGTTTAATCTCACACAGGAGCCCACGGGCAGGAGATTTAGTTCCCCGGCATTCCCCTGTGTGAGTTCagtccttctcttcttttcttcagctgctctggGAGGACGGCACAGACCAGCCATGCAGTAGTTGCAGGGGCTGGACAGCATGAGGTTCCATGTTTGCTAAGCCTGTGAATGGCAGTTTTGTCTGgagtttctctgctttttgttaGTTGTGCTGCTAATTAGGAAGTGCACATGGGTCAAATTTAAGTTTAGAAAAACTAATCCTTCCTGTTTGGGAATTACCTGAattttgaaagagagagagatacagTTATCTGTAAAAGTGGGGCAGATGCGGTCCAGATACAACTGGGAAGTTGGGGGAGGGAACACCCTCCAACAGCATAATGAGGATGAGACTTTATGACTCATGTGGGGAGGCTGGCTCATGACAGAGGGCTGCAGATGGGTAAAGACCCATAATATATGATGCTGCTTAAGCATCACAGCTTCTCTGGCTTTCCTGCCctttaaataaatctttaacCACCTCTCCAGCTTCCTCTGCTGGCTtttcaaagctgatttttaGAAGCTGCAGGAATATGACAGCCTGAAAGCGCTTGAACACCTTCTGAAGCAAGCTTTAAACAATTCAAAGTGTCTCTCAGAAGTGCAAAGATGTGTAAGGCAAGCAGATAAGTTGCACAGTTCACCTGGGGCTGCAGTCCCCTAGCCCATCTTGGAGCAGCTCTAGTCTCCATCTCCTGCTTTACCCTTCTGTGACCCCATCCAGACAGACACTCATGCCCTTGCTTGGTGTTTCTGTTACCCTTTGCACTTGGCTGCAACTACAGTTACTCTTCAGTTAGACAGCAATAAAGGGGTACCTGTCTAGGCTATTATTTTAGAAACTGTTATTATATTgttgcaagaaaaatatctttctagGTATCTGTCATTCATATCTTTCTAGGACGTACATGGTTAAAATATACAAAGAGAGCCTGACAGCATGTATTCTCTATAAAACAGTCACTCTTCATTCCACTTAGCCAAAGCCACTCTCAAACATTAGTATAACACgtagaaggaagaagacaggGTGAAGGCATTTAGAAGAAAGGAACATGGGTGTTTCCTACAGCCTGCAAGGAGAGCTAAGAAAGGAGGTTTCTTCAGATTAACACTGAAGAAGGGCTCTCTTGTCCTCAGAAGAGCTCGGCAGAAAGCCTGTAGGGAACAACAACTACTCATCATGGGAAAGCTGCGTACTCTCCCTGATGCTACAGGAATTCACAAAGGCACCACCAGTCACACATCTATTCAGAAAAGGACTTCCACTGTCCAGCAAAAAGCTTCTTGAGGATGGTTGATATCAGAGTAGTAGAGAAGGACTCAAGCTCAAACCAGAATTGCAGAGATCAGATTTAAGACCTGGTTTAAATCTCTTGAGctgatttccttttctgaatttgaaaCAGCATTCACTGAAGTTATGAAGAAGATGCACTGGCTGCAAAGGAAGTTGAATCAGAACTCCTAtaaacacaattttcttttcaatttaaatcTCTCTAACAGTCTTTCAGTAGGCACCTGTATAATTTATAGTCTGCATATTTATGGCTTTATTTAGCATTAATGTATTAggtaattataaaaaataaatttccatatATATGGGGGGAGTGTTCTAACATTGTTTATATACAACATATGGGCACATGTCAGTGCATGTGAACACAAACATACTCATGTtctgaatattaaatatataagcCTTGCAATTTTTAGCTTActatttttccactttatcAACATTACCATATTTCTTTTCACTATGAAAGCAATATGTGAGTGCTCAAAAGTAAGACTAAACTACAATCTTAAATACGAATACATTATTTGAATTatagaagcaaaagaaaatggataaagAAAGACCTcaggaaaaagacagatttctataaggaaaaaaattctcagtacTTGGAGGGAATCAGTAAGTATTTTTTAAGCATTGCCCACCATTTTAAGTACACTCCTACCTACATGTTCGGTTTAATACATTCAtcacacatacatacattaCAGATtacctattttattttagtacttACCAGATTTGAAAATTGTCTGAAGATCAGGTGAAAGAGGATGTGTGATTCTGTTACATTCTTTTGCGGCTGCCTCAAGCACATTTACCATCAGCCTCAACAGGAGTGCACTTTAattggaaaaacaagaaataacaCCATTAGTTAAAGGTACAGAGTTAAATTGAAATAATCACCACTTCCTCCTGACAAGCAATAACAATAACCTGCTTTTTtacataaaggaaaacatttaaccTTATCTGTGCTGGAAACATGCAAGTTGGAGGCAATTAATTTACTAATTAGGCTACCTATGTAatgatattattttttaaataatcaagcTAGCAGTAGAATCATAAAAAGTGGGGTGTTAATTGTCCCTGTGCTCAGAACACTTCCTGAATGATGGCCTATTTTTGCAAAAGGTGCACTTAATGTCATGCAGATGAGCAGTTTAATCATTAATCATTCAAAGAAACAAGATCACTTACAGTAGAACCGCAGAACTGAGACAAGTGTTAATTACCAGATTGAATAATAGctgtcttctgaagaaaaattaataatctgATCTATGTCAAGGTGCACATTATCCAAATGTTTTGTCTGAACTGCtaaaactgctaaaaatatGTGCAAATGCCCagataaagaaggaaaatgcaattcTATTTGCCTGTTTggcacaaacattttctttgtgtgcaAGCTGTTCAGGTCTGTTGTTAAAGTTAGTTGGAACtagacatgaaaatatttcattttaagattcctgaattttaaagctataaatgtttcttttccagaccTTAGTTTCTGATGACAACTTAGATGTTTGCattagcaggaaaaacaaaaactagtaaaaaaacccttcaaacttcttatttattttagaaattgtgTGTATGAACATTCAGTTGTAGCTTGTGATCTCATTAGAGACAGCAGATGGCATTAATACAGGCAGCCTTGTAAGATATGATTAAGTTAATAGAATGCTGTACCTGAAGAAACGCAGGATGAT
Proteins encoded in this window:
- the CCR6 gene encoding C-C chemokine receptor type 6, whose amino-acid sequence is MNFTEPRTTDYPYYSDYASLITQPCSKLEVRNFTKAFLPVAYSLICIIGLVGNIFVVTTFALYERTKSMTDVYLFNMAIADILFVLTLPLWAVNYAADKWIFGDFICKMTRGIYAINFSCGMLLLAFISVDRYIAIVQATKSFKLRARTLAHSKLICLVVWVSSILISSSSFLYSESYSFSTNETKVICDHRFDRVSESTMLKSLLLCLQVGFGFFIPFIFMIFCYTFIVKSLQQAQNSKRNKAIRVIVLIVAVFLVCQVPYNIVLLVTAINMGKIDKSCDNDKIMAYAKYTTEAIAFLHCCLNPVLYAFIGVKFRSYFVKIMKDLWCIRYKKYNKRGSRTNSDIYHSRQTSEILTDNGSSFTI